The following proteins are encoded in a genomic region of Chloracidobacterium sp.:
- a CDS encoding YifB family Mg chelatase-like AAA ATPase, with protein sequence MLFLTQSAAVFGIDALVVDIEANLRTASGDGDQTPAITIVGLPDTAVRESRERIRAAITNSGYFFPIDKVTVNLAPADVKKEGASFDLPIALGILGANGDLTNGERLEGIMSVGELSLDGRVRPVRGVLSIAIAARENGISTLLVPEDNATEAAVVQGITVYPVRDLRAAGDIVKELDAGGGTSIAPLQMDIAELRSREGRYQIDFSEVRGQQTAKRALEVASAGGHNVLFIGPPGSGKTMLAKRLPTILPPLEFEEALEITKIHSVAGLTGRAGLVTERPFKSPHHTVSQAGLIGGGSIPRPGEVSLAHNGVLFLDELPEFDRSVLEVLRQPLEDKSVTISRAATSLTFPAAFTMIASMNPCPCGYFGSSRECKCSPPMIQRYIGKISGPLMDRIDIHVDVPAVKFNELRGRGTAKAESSSVIRERVIAARGVQIERFKGKAFSNSAMTPRQIREFCALDEQCESLLEKAMHRQGLSARAHDRILKVSRTIADLAGSPEIRPEHLSEAINYRSLDRNYWI encoded by the coding sequence ATGCTTTTCTTGACGCAGTCAGCGGCCGTTTTCGGCATTGACGCTCTCGTTGTAGATATCGAGGCGAATCTGCGCACCGCAAGCGGCGACGGAGATCAAACCCCTGCAATAACGATCGTCGGCCTGCCTGATACTGCAGTGCGTGAATCGCGTGAGCGAATACGCGCCGCGATAACGAACAGCGGTTATTTCTTTCCGATAGATAAGGTTACGGTCAATCTCGCGCCTGCGGATGTCAAAAAAGAGGGTGCAAGCTTTGACCTGCCGATAGCATTGGGTATTCTCGGGGCGAACGGCGACCTTACCAACGGAGAACGGCTGGAGGGCATTATGAGCGTCGGTGAGTTATCGCTCGACGGCCGTGTACGTCCGGTTCGCGGTGTGTTGTCAATAGCGATCGCGGCTCGGGAGAACGGCATTTCGACGCTGCTGGTGCCGGAGGACAACGCTACTGAAGCCGCGGTTGTGCAGGGTATAACGGTTTATCCCGTCCGCGATCTCCGTGCGGCGGGAGATATTGTAAAGGAACTCGATGCCGGCGGCGGCACCTCTATCGCTCCTTTGCAAATGGATATTGCAGAGTTGCGATCGCGCGAAGGCCGCTATCAGATCGATTTTTCAGAGGTCAGGGGCCAGCAAACGGCAAAACGCGCCCTCGAGGTCGCGAGCGCGGGCGGACACAATGTCCTGTTCATCGGCCCGCCCGGATCGGGCAAAACGATGCTTGCAAAGCGGCTTCCGACGATCTTGCCGCCGCTGGAGTTCGAGGAAGCCCTTGAGATCACAAAGATCCACTCTGTCGCAGGGCTTACGGGACGCGCCGGGCTTGTTACGGAGCGGCCCTTCAAATCGCCGCATCACACGGTTTCGCAGGCCGGCTTGATCGGCGGCGGCTCTATCCCGAGGCCCGGCGAAGTAAGCCTTGCCCATAACGGCGTTCTTTTCCTCGACGAATTGCCTGAATTCGACCGCAGCGTTCTTGAGGTGCTTCGCCAGCCGCTCGAGGACAAGTCGGTCACAATATCGCGCGCGGCAACGTCATTGACGTTCCCTGCGGCGTTTACGATGATCGCTTCGATGAATCCGTGTCCGTGCGGATACTTCGGCTCGTCGCGCGAATGTAAATGTTCGCCGCCGATGATCCAGCGATATATCGGTAAGATATCAGGGCCGCTGATGGACAGGATCGACATTCACGTTGACGTGCCGGCGGTCAAGTTCAATGAACTTCGCGGACGCGGTACGGCCAAAGCCGAGTCGTCTTCGGTGATCCGCGAACGCGTGATCGCTGCTCGCGGCGTACAGATCGAACGGTTCAAGGGCAAAGCATTCTCAAACTCAGCGATGACGCCGCGTCAGATACGCGAATTCTGCGCACTTGATGAGCAGTGCGAGTCGCTTCTCGAAAAAGCAATGCACCGACAGGGCCTTTCCGCACGCGCACACGACCGCATACTCAAGGTTTCGCGAACCATTGCCGATCTTGCCGGAAGTCCTGAGATCCGTCCTGAGCACCTCAGCGAAGCAATAAATTACCGCTCGCTGGATCGCAATTATTGGATCTAG
- a CDS encoding putative sulfate exporter family transporter, translated as MKWKRVVFILFVILSLSPWGSAPLALALGLVCALAFGNPFPQIQGKPTKYLLQASVVLLGFGMDIFAVLKAGREGIVFAVATIVGTLLLGTLLGRLLGVERKTSALISAGTAICGGSAIAAVGPAIDADNDEMTVSIGTVFILNSLALFIFPAFGHFFTMSQEQFGMWSAVAIHDTSSVVGAASSYGDAALAIATTVKLARALWIAPVALIFAYLFHDRSSGKKAKFAMPWFIVLFLAATVVRSIAPAKLPPSIFDSLVNLAKAGFVLTLFFIGASLSRDVIRKVGVGPLVEGIALWIAISITAFFAVMHFV; from the coding sequence ATGAAATGGAAGCGGGTTGTATTCATCCTGTTCGTTATTCTGTCGCTTAGCCCATGGGGTTCGGCGCCTTTAGCGCTTGCGTTGGGCCTCGTATGCGCTCTTGCATTCGGAAATCCTTTTCCGCAGATCCAAGGCAAACCCACGAAGTATCTGCTCCAGGCCTCCGTAGTTCTGCTGGGCTTCGGTATGGACATTTTTGCCGTACTTAAGGCGGGCCGTGAAGGTATCGTGTTCGCGGTCGCGACGATCGTCGGAACGCTGCTTCTCGGTACGCTTCTCGGCAGGCTCTTGGGTGTTGAGCGGAAGACCTCTGCGCTCATTTCAGCAGGAACCGCGATCTGCGGTGGTTCGGCGATCGCCGCGGTCGGCCCTGCAATAGATGCCGACAATGATGAAATGACCGTTTCGATCGGCACGGTCTTTATCCTCAACAGCCTCGCTCTTTTCATCTTTCCGGCTTTCGGCCACTTTTTTACGATGTCGCAGGAGCAGTTCGGAATGTGGTCGGCAGTGGCGATCCACGATACAAGCTCGGTCGTCGGCGCGGCATCGTCCTACGGTGATGCGGCACTTGCGATCGCCACAACGGTCAAGCTTGCGAGGGCTCTTTGGATAGCTCCGGTCGCGTTGATATTCGCTTATCTTTTCCACGACAGGTCATCAGGCAAGAAGGCGAAATTCGCGATGCCGTGGTTCATTGTACTTTTTCTGGCGGCAACTGTCGTCCGAAGCATTGCACCGGCAAAGCTTCCGCCGAGCATTTTTGATTCGCTCGTCAATCTTGCCAAGGCCGGTTTTGTGCTGACACTTTTCTTTATCGGAGCAAGTCTTTCGCGCGATGTTATCCGAAAGGTCGGCGTCGGGCCACTCGTCGAAGGCATCGCCCTTTGGATCGCCATCTCGATCACTGCTTTCTTTGCCGTTATGCATTTCGTATAG
- the uvrA gene encoding excinuclease ABC subunit UvrA: MIKQISVRGARQHNLKNIDVDIPRDKFVVITGLSGSGKSSLAFDTIYAEGQRRYVESLSAYARQFLDQLEKPDVDSIEGLSPAISIEQKTVSRSPRSTVGTVTEIYDFLRLLYSSVGTSHCPQCGAPITRQTVDQIVDRITELPEGERAMILAPIVRGRKGEFKKELDKLHRDGFIRARIDGVIRQLDEPIVLDKRKNHTIEVVVDRLLIKPDVRERLIASVRTALKLTDGAVLVSIVDGDEELFSEKMACVNCGINIAPLEPRSFSFNTPFGACKRCLGIGTVMEIDRAKIIPDTTKNPSEIDFLRGADKMGAAFLSSALVAIIEKFTCGDKLEPPTGREKTGKTRRRKVKDVPLGNDFDELMRTPFKDLPQAIQGAFFDGTRKRLTFRHGEHKFERDWRGAMRAMRERIENPPSDKIKDALEQLIEPMRCPECAGARLRKESLAVKVAGIGITELVEMPISDAVKKLENIKLTKREDLIAGQVLKEIRDRLRFLDTVGLGYLTLGRGSATLSGGEGQRIRLATQIGSQLRGVLYVLDEPSIGLHPRDNKRLLDTLHQLRDLGNTVLVVEHDEETILNADHVVDLGPQAGTNGGAIVAEGTAEHIAKSDTLTGKYLRGELKIEVPELRRLPNGIRLKVKGARGHNLKNIDVEFPLGLLIVVTGVSGSGKSTLVEEILFPVLHGHIYGTSSVPLEHKSVEGLELVDKVIEIDQKPIGRTPRSNPATFTGLFTHIRDLYAMLPESRARGYKAGRFSFNVKGGRCEACEGDGLKRIEMSFLPDVYVMCDVCRGKRYNRETLAVKYKGLSIADLLDTTIEDALPILENVPAIKNKLETLLDVGLGYVKIGQSSTTLSGGEAQRIKLAKELSKRATGKTIYILDEPTTGLHFADVHKLLDVLQKLVDTGNTVIVIEHNLDVIKSADMIIDLGPEGGAGGGNVVAYGTPEEVARVRKSYTGQALKPLLK; this comes from the coding sequence ATGATCAAGCAGATAAGCGTGCGTGGAGCACGCCAGCACAATCTGAAGAACATTGATGTCGATATCCCGCGTGATAAGTTCGTGGTGATAACCGGCCTTTCGGGCAGCGGCAAATCGTCACTCGCATTCGACACCATATATGCCGAAGGCCAGCGGCGTTATGTCGAATCGCTGTCGGCTTACGCGCGTCAATTCCTCGACCAACTCGAAAAACCGGATGTCGATTCGATCGAAGGGCTTTCGCCGGCCATTTCGATCGAGCAAAAGACCGTTTCACGCAGCCCGCGTTCGACGGTTGGCACGGTTACCGAGATCTACGATTTTCTGCGGCTTCTTTATTCGTCGGTCGGCACGTCGCATTGCCCGCAGTGCGGGGCACCGATCACAAGGCAAACGGTCGATCAGATCGTTGATCGCATTACAGAGCTTCCGGAGGGCGAGCGTGCAATGATACTCGCTCCGATAGTGCGCGGCCGCAAGGGCGAATTCAAAAAGGAACTTGATAAGCTGCACCGCGACGGCTTTATCCGCGCGAGGATCGACGGCGTGATACGCCAACTCGATGAACCGATCGTCCTTGATAAGCGTAAGAATCACACGATCGAGGTCGTTGTCGATCGGCTTTTGATAAAGCCCGATGTGCGCGAACGCCTTATCGCCTCTGTCAGGACGGCGTTGAAGCTGACCGACGGAGCGGTGCTTGTTTCGATCGTTGACGGCGACGAAGAACTATTCAGCGAGAAGATGGCCTGCGTTAACTGCGGGATAAACATCGCTCCGCTCGAGCCGCGTTCATTCTCATTCAACACGCCGTTCGGTGCCTGTAAACGCTGTCTCGGTATCGGCACAGTAATGGAGATCGACAGGGCGAAGATCATTCCCGACACGACGAAGAATCCAAGCGAGATCGACTTTCTTCGCGGAGCCGATAAGATGGGCGCCGCGTTCTTGAGCTCCGCACTTGTTGCGATCATTGAAAAATTCACGTGCGGCGACAAGCTGGAGCCGCCGACGGGGCGTGAAAAGACCGGGAAGACACGGCGCCGCAAAGTTAAAGATGTGCCGCTCGGGAATGATTTCGATGAGCTGATGCGCACGCCGTTCAAAGACCTTCCGCAGGCGATACAAGGAGCATTCTTTGACGGCACGCGGAAAAGATTGACTTTCCGACACGGCGAGCACAAGTTCGAACGCGACTGGCGAGGTGCCATGCGTGCGATGCGTGAACGCATCGAAAATCCTCCGTCAGACAAGATCAAGGATGCGCTTGAACAACTCATTGAGCCGATGCGGTGTCCTGAATGTGCGGGCGCACGACTGCGTAAAGAGAGCCTTGCGGTAAAGGTTGCGGGTATCGGCATTACAGAGCTGGTCGAAATGCCGATAAGCGACGCGGTAAAAAAGTTGGAGAACATAAAGCTGACGAAGAGGGAAGATCTGATCGCAGGCCAAGTGCTCAAAGAGATCCGCGATCGGCTGCGTTTTCTCGATACCGTCGGCCTCGGTTATTTGACGTTGGGCCGCGGTTCCGCAACGCTTTCCGGCGGAGAAGGCCAGCGGATCCGGCTTGCGACGCAGATCGGTTCGCAGCTTCGCGGTGTGCTGTATGTTCTCGACGAACCGTCGATCGGGCTGCATCCGCGCGACAATAAACGGCTTCTCGACACGCTGCATCAGCTTCGCGACCTCGGTAACACCGTGCTAGTCGTCGAGCACGACGAAGAGACGATCCTGAACGCCGACCACGTCGTCGATCTCGGACCGCAAGCGGGAACGAACGGCGGAGCCATCGTCGCAGAAGGCACCGCCGAACATATCGCAAAGAGCGACACGCTGACGGGCAAGTACCTGCGCGGCGAGCTGAAGATCGAAGTGCCGGAGCTGCGCCGTCTGCCGAACGGCATTCGCCTAAAGGTTAAGGGTGCACGCGGCCATAATCTCAAGAACATCGATGTCGAATTTCCGCTCGGCTTGCTTATCGTCGTAACGGGCGTGTCGGGTTCGGGCAAATCCACGCTCGTCGAAGAGATACTTTTTCCCGTGCTTCACGGCCACATTTACGGTACTTCGTCGGTGCCGCTCGAACACAAAAGCGTCGAAGGGCTCGAGCTTGTCGATAAAGTGATCGAGATCGACCAGAAGCCCATCGGCAGGACGCCGAGATCGAATCCGGCAACATTCACCGGATTGTTCACGCACATCCGCGACCTGTACGCGATGCTGCCCGAATCGCGTGCACGCGGCTACAAAGCGGGGCGGTTCTCCTTTAACGTGAAGGGCGGCCGCTGCGAAGCATGCGAAGGCGACGGCCTGAAACGCATCGAAATGAGCTTCCTGCCCGATGTTTACGTGATGTGCGACGTGTGCCGCGGCAAGCGCTACAACCGCGAGACGCTCGCGGTGAAATACAAAGGGCTTTCGATCGCCGATCTGCTTGATACGACGATCGAGGACGCACTGCCGATACTTGAGAACGTTCCGGCGATCAAGAACAAGCTCGAAACGCTGCTTGATGTCGGCCTGGGCTACGTAAAGATCGGCCAGTCGTCAACAACGCTCTCCGGCGGCGAGGCTCAGCGGATAAAGTTGGCAAAAGAACTCTCAAAACGTGCGACGGGCAAGACGATCTACATCCTCGACGAACCTACTACGGGGCTGCATTTCGCCGATGTGCATAAACTGCTCGATGTTTTGCAGAAACTTGTCGATACGGGCAACACGGTCATCGTCATCGAGCACAATCTCGACGTCATCAAGTCCGCAGATATGATAATCGACCTAGGCCCCGAAGGAGGTGCGGGCGGCGGCAACGTCGTCGCATACGGCACACCGGAAGAGGTCGCCCGCGTCCGAAAAAGCTACACGGGCCAAGCCCTCAAACCGCTGCTTAAATAG
- a CDS encoding IS1595 family transposase, which translates to MTGSYKILKRSRISRAKFRQILKYFSLDLTASQITELTGLNRNTVNRYLKKIRESVAAFCESESPFSGVVELDESYFGARRVRGKRGRGAYGKTIVFGIYKRNGKVYTEIVPNCSRKTLYAILEGKVNKTSTVHTDGFRAYHSLVDLGYKKHYRIDHSKDVFALGTNHINGIESFWGYAKVRLVKFRGMRKSTFYLHLKECEFRFNYRQQNLYSILLNVVKEL; encoded by the coding sequence ATGACAGGTAGTTACAAGATACTAAAGCGTTCTCGAATTTCGAGAGCAAAATTTCGTCAGATATTGAAGTATTTTTCACTTGATCTGACGGCATCACAGATCACCGAATTGACGGGTTTGAACCGGAACACGGTGAACAGATATTTGAAAAAGATTCGTGAGTCGGTGGCAGCTTTCTGTGAAAGCGAATCTCCGTTTTCAGGAGTGGTCGAGCTGGACGAATCATACTTTGGTGCAAGAAGAGTTCGCGGAAAGCGAGGACGCGGAGCATACGGGAAAACGATCGTTTTCGGTATCTACAAACGAAACGGCAAAGTCTATACCGAGATTGTTCCTAACTGCTCTCGTAAAACGCTTTACGCTATTTTAGAAGGCAAGGTGAATAAGACTTCGACCGTCCATACAGACGGCTTTCGTGCCTATCATTCGCTGGTCGATCTTGGTTACAAAAAGCATTACCGCATCGACCACAGCAAGGATGTTTTCGCCCTCGGCACCAATCACATCAACGGCATCGAAAGCTTCTGGGGCTATGCGAAAGTCCGTCTCGTGAAGTTCCGCGGTATGCGAAAATCTACCTTCTACTTGCACCTAAAAGAATGTGAGTTTAGATTCAATTACAGACAACAAAATCTTTACTCAATTCTCTTAAATGTTGTCAAAGAACTATGA
- a CDS encoding TonB-dependent receptor gives MERVSELSIILFTIAILSLAGFGQSRSITGKVNDSNDAAIAGATVVLRDKKTGLERVVSTDKNGEFSFTVTGSGPFEAVVSADGFGRVQADIDAGTRPVFTLEPAAVSADVVVVSGSRQEELRESLSTKVDVLTRRDITTTGYDSAGEALREVPGVITRRGSETSGVAGEQVQGIDSRQVLVLLDGQPVVGARGIKGGVINLDRQSTDRLESIEVVKGSASALYGSDAIGGVINLRTREQTTPFTANFSAAAGSYGVFDGKSSVGFLKKKLSGIFSLERHKNNGFDFDPLTFQAEGAGFHRYDSYGRLKYAFNEHFSLTAFANSYWNYAKGRVIGEQGTQTNNVNDDSQNYGLTADWAVDGLTNVQIRGYFSRYDEITRGALYPSNTVLPDGNLFERFGKVDATFTRIIGDRNLLQAGVEFMTDRYSGLNRLRNDGAKASTRVAWAQDKINITDRLTLTVGARFDNHSAFGNAFSPKAGVNFRVNDSISFRASWGKGFRAPDIGQLYYRFSNPAGFYQIIGNPGLRPETAGSWQLGGEYNARSRNLHIGVNLFRNDVRNLINYSNLGVVTTGNVDAVLAANGIDPALKHYLIYNVMLFYYKNIANVYTQGVEFDTSYRLPHGFSVSAAYTYLEAFDRKTHRYLTGRNRHHGFVKFGYDNARYGFDANLRGSLYSKWIASRVESTNAETIVPAFQLWDLYAAKRLRKGFELYGTVENLFNDRDPNRGQPTQQRLEVGRTFRVGIRWTYDRKQ, from the coding sequence ATGGAAAGGGTGTCAGAACTCTCTATCATTTTATTTACGATCGCCATATTATCACTCGCCGGCTTTGGCCAAAGCCGATCAATTACGGGAAAAGTGAACGACAGCAACGACGCCGCGATAGCGGGTGCGACCGTTGTCCTGCGTGACAAAAAAACAGGCCTCGAACGCGTAGTATCGACCGATAAGAACGGCGAATTCAGCTTTACTGTCACGGGAAGCGGCCCGTTCGAAGCCGTCGTCTCGGCTGACGGTTTCGGCCGCGTTCAAGCAGATATCGATGCAGGTACAAGGCCGGTTTTCACACTCGAACCGGCAGCGGTCTCAGCGGATGTTGTCGTCGTGTCGGGCTCGCGTCAGGAAGAATTGCGTGAGAGCCTCAGCACAAAGGTTGACGTACTCACTCGCCGCGATATCACAACGACAGGCTACGACTCGGCAGGCGAAGCGTTGCGTGAGGTTCCGGGCGTCATCACTCGACGCGGCTCAGAAACGTCGGGCGTCGCGGGCGAACAGGTGCAAGGCATCGATTCGCGGCAGGTGCTCGTGCTTCTTGACGGCCAACCCGTCGTTGGTGCGCGCGGGATCAAGGGCGGTGTCATCAATCTCGACCGTCAATCGACAGACCGCCTCGAAAGCATCGAGGTCGTCAAAGGCTCCGCGAGTGCTCTTTACGGTTCTGACGCGATCGGCGGCGTAATAAACCTGCGAACGCGCGAACAAACGACGCCGTTCACTGCCAACTTTTCGGCCGCGGCGGGCAGTTACGGCGTATTCGACGGCAAATCGAGCGTCGGTTTTTTGAAAAAGAAGCTAAGCGGCATCTTCAGCCTAGAACGCCATAAGAACAACGGCTTTGACTTCGATCCTTTGACCTTCCAGGCGGAAGGTGCGGGCTTTCACCGCTACGACAGCTACGGACGCTTGAAATACGCGTTCAATGAGCATTTCTCGCTGACCGCGTTCGCGAACAGCTACTGGAACTACGCAAAAGGCCGCGTTATCGGTGAACAAGGCACTCAGACGAACAACGTTAATGATGACTCGCAAAACTACGGATTGACTGCTGATTGGGCTGTCGACGGGCTGACGAACGTGCAGATACGCGGCTATTTCTCGCGCTACGACGAGATCACTCGCGGTGCGCTTTATCCGTCGAACACCGTCTTGCCTGACGGCAATCTTTTCGAGCGGTTCGGCAAGGTCGATGCGACGTTCACGCGTATCATCGGTGATCGAAACCTTTTACAGGCCGGCGTTGAATTTATGACGGATCGTTACAGCGGCCTCAACCGTCTGCGCAACGATGGTGCAAAGGCAAGCACGCGTGTCGCGTGGGCGCAGGACAAGATAAACATCACCGATCGTCTTACACTGACGGTCGGAGCCAGATTTGACAACCATTCGGCCTTTGGCAATGCGTTCTCGCCAAAGGCCGGCGTCAATTTCCGCGTGAATGATTCGATAAGTTTTCGAGCATCGTGGGGCAAAGGCTTTCGTGCACCGGACATCGGCCAGCTTTATTATCGATTCAGCAATCCCGCGGGCTTTTACCAGATCATCGGCAATCCGGGCCTCAGGCCCGAAACGGCGGGTTCGTGGCAGTTGGGCGGAGAATACAACGCACGCAGCCGCAACCTGCACATCGGCGTCAATCTTTTCCGCAACGACGTCCGCAACCTGATCAACTACAGTAATCTAGGCGTTGTAACGACGGGCAATGTAGATGCTGTGCTTGCTGCTAACGGTATTGATCCTGCACTCAAGCATTACCTGATCTACAACGTGATGCTCTTTTACTACAAGAACATTGCGAACGTTTACACGCAGGGTGTCGAATTCGACACCTCGTACAGGCTGCCGCACGGATTCTCCGTCTCGGCGGCGTACACCTATCTTGAAGCGTTCGACCGCAAGACGCATCGTTATCTGACGGGACGCAATCGGCATCACGGCTTTGTGAAGTTCGGGTACGACAACGCGCGTTACGGATTTGATGCGAACCTGCGCGGCTCGCTTTACAGCAAATGGATCGCATCGCGTGTCGAATCGACGAACGCGGAAACCATCGTGCCTGCGTTCCAACTGTGGGACCTTTACGCGGCGAAGCGTCTGCGAAAAGGTTTTGAGTTGTACGGAACCGTCGAGAACTTGTTCAATGACCGCGATCCGAACCGCGGCCAACCGACGCAGCAGCGGCTCGAGGTCGGCAGAACGTTCCGCGTCGGCATCCGTTGGACATACGACCGGAAACAATAG
- a CDS encoding pyridoxine 5'-phosphate synthase, with protein sequence MTARLNVNIDHVATVREARKTIEPSVLEAAAICEKAGAHGITVHLRGDRRHIQDRDIEELRCSVTTYLNLEMAATDEMLSIATTLKPDAVSLVPESPNEVTTEGGLNVRSNADTISAACSILKHAGIHASIFIDPDTEQIDAAHAAGADQIELCTAEYAELTLGERSNAPEWMAKAASEVERLRNAAVHAASKGLVVAAGHGLTTMNVGPLAAISEITEFNIGHHIISRSIFKGLDAAVREMLAAIG encoded by the coding sequence ATGACCGCACGATTGAATGTAAATATTGATCATGTTGCAACGGTCCGAGAAGCTCGGAAGACGATCGAACCGAGCGTACTCGAAGCTGCGGCCATTTGCGAAAAAGCGGGCGCACACGGCATAACGGTGCATCTTCGCGGTGACAGGCGGCATATCCAAGATCGTGATATCGAGGAGCTTCGCTGTTCCGTAACCACTTACCTGAACTTGGAAATGGCCGCAACGGACGAAATGCTTTCGATCGCAACCACGCTCAAGCCCGACGCAGTTTCACTGGTACCGGAATCGCCGAACGAGGTTACGACCGAGGGCGGCCTCAACGTCCGATCGAATGCGGATACGATATCTGCCGCTTGCAGCATCCTAAAGCACGCAGGCATCCATGCGAGCATCTTTATCGATCCTGACACCGAACAGATCGATGCTGCACACGCGGCGGGAGCCGACCAGATCGAACTTTGCACCGCAGAATATGCGGAGTTGACGCTTGGCGAACGCTCCAATGCACCCGAATGGATGGCAAAGGCTGCGAGTGAAGTTGAACGACTTCGAAATGCGGCTGTCCACGCCGCTTCCAAAGGGCTTGTTGTCGCCGCCGGCCACGGCCTGACGACAATGAATGTGGGCCCGCTTGCCGCGATTTCCGAAATAACCGAATTCAACATCGGCCATCACATAATTTCCCGCTCGATATTCAAAGGCCTTGACGCCGCCGTACGCGAGATGCTCGCGGCGATCGGCTAA
- a CDS encoding glycosyltransferase family 2 protein yields the protein MSFDLSIVVPAFDEELRLASSVTAILEHINEQKINAELIVVDDGSGDRTADVARTAAAAFPNIATNVIRYEKNRGKGFAVRTGLLAASADLALFSDADLSTPIEEMDKLIDPIRSGKCDVAFGSRAIDRRLIGTHQPWRREQGGRVMNFVIRKMSGLAFSDTQCGFKAFNMNKFRPLLGLMTIDRFGFDVEFLFVAKYHGLRLAEIPVRWNDVEGSKVSVFRDTRRMFSELSLIRRNAKNGAYDLAD from the coding sequence ATGAGCTTTGACCTGTCGATAGTTGTGCCTGCATTTGACGAGGAACTTCGCCTCGCTTCATCGGTTACTGCGATCCTCGAACACATTAACGAACAAAAGATCAATGCCGAGTTGATCGTCGTTGATGACGGCTCCGGCGACAGAACGGCAGATGTCGCACGGACGGCCGCAGCCGCGTTTCCGAATATCGCAACCAACGTGATCCGATATGAAAAGAACCGAGGCAAGGGCTTTGCGGTACGCACGGGCCTGCTTGCGGCAAGTGCAGACCTCGCTCTATTTAGCGACGCAGACCTTTCAACACCGATCGAAGAGATGGACAAGCTGATCGACCCGATACGCAGCGGCAAATGCGACGTTGCATTCGGTTCAAGAGCCATCGACCGCAGGCTTATCGGGACGCATCAGCCGTGGCGGCGCGAGCAAGGCGGCCGCGTAATGAATTTTGTGATTCGAAAGATGTCAGGCCTTGCATTTTCCGACACGCAGTGCGGGTTTAAGGCGTTCAATATGAACAAGTTCCGGCCGCTGCTCGGCTTGATGACGATCGACAGGTTCGGCTTTGATGTAGAATTCTTGTTCGTCGCGAAATATCACGGACTTCGGCTCGCAGAGATCCCGGTACGTTGGAATGATGTTGAAGGCTCAAAAGTTTCCGTATTCCGCGACACCCGACGAATGTTCTCGGAACTTTCGCTCATACGACGCAATGCCAAGAACGGAGCTTACGACCTAGCGGATTAA